One window of Helicoverpa zea isolate HzStark_Cry1AcR chromosome 12, ilHelZeax1.1, whole genome shotgun sequence genomic DNA carries:
- the LOC124635144 gene encoding sodium/hydrogen exchanger 8 encodes MPCIRKDIFWIGIICLISFCYGEHLKSSSSSSEQRNQKSVFSEPHINWKDKGNYNYKIDHESEILSRSKRASIQNQSMQSSSESTVNNQIVNSTPSSSTESNNMAAEKNESILSVVLVNISASATPNASVVSPSDAAPLPEKSSAEDEHNSSMAIFFVLCVLALGILLIHLMLQTGFSYLPESVVIVFLGALIGMIINLMSIKNIANWRKEEAFSPTAFFLVLLPPIIFESGYNLHKGNFFQNIGSILLFAIVGTAISAFVIGAGIYLLGLAQVVYKLSFVESFAFGSLISAVDPVATVAIFHALDVDPVLNMLVFGESILNDAIAIVLTTAVLDSNDPLMSTGEAILSAINRFWLMFFASAGIGVLFALVSALLLKHVDLRKNPSLEFGMMLVFTYAPYVLAEGIHLSGIMAILFCGVVMSHYTHFNLSTVTQVTMQQTMRTLAFIAETCVFAYLGLAIFSFRHRVEPALVVWSIVMCLVGRAANIFPLALLCNKFREHKITKKMMFIMWFSGLRGAISYALSLHLGFSDETRHVIITTTLIIVLFTTLFFGGSTMPLLKFLRANKKTKRSRSLRKQKEVSLSKTREWGQAIDSEHLSEITEEELEVNYSHATRLRGFVRLDMKYLTPFFTRRFTHQELKDCKSQMTDLTNQWYQAIKISNDRETDEEESLQQSSHSNSHSSLQRGV; translated from the exons ATGCCATGTATTCGAAAGGACATATTTTGGATCGGTataatatgtttaattagtttttgttatggagaacatttgaagtCGTCATCTTCATCGAGCGAACAGAGAAACCAGAAGTCGGTATTTTCTGAGCCACATATTAACTGGAAAGATAAAGgaaattacaattataaaattgatCATGAAAGTGAAATTTTATCAAGGTCAAAGCGTGCCAGTATACAGAACCAAAGTATGCAAAGTTCCAGTGAATCAACTGTAAACAATCAAATTGTGAATTCAACACCGAGCTCTTCTACTGAAAGTAATAATATGGCTGCAGAAAAGAATGAATCTATATTGTCAGTAGTACTTGTAAATATTTCTGCATCTGCAACTCCTAATGCCTCTGTGGTCAGCCCATCAGATGCAGCACCTTTACCTGAGAAAAGCTCTGCAGAAGATGAACACAACAGTTCTATGgccatattttttgtattgtgcGTGCTAGCACTTGGTATTCTACTAATTCATCTTATGCTTCAAACTGGATTCTCATATTTGCCTGAAAGTGTGGTAATAGTGTTCCTTGGTGCTTTGATTGGTATGATTATAAACTTGATGTCCATTAAGAACATTGCAAATTGGAGGAAGGAGGAAGCATTTTCTCCAACTGCCTTTTTTTTAGTACTCCTACCTCCTATAATTTTTGAATCAGGTTACAATTTGCACAAAGGAAACTTTTTCCAAAACATTGGATCCATTCTACTTTTTGCAATAGTTGGGACTGCTATATCAGCATTTGTGATTGGTGCAGGCATATATTTGCTGGGGCTGGCCCAGGTAGTGTACAAATTGAGTTTTGTGGAGTCTTTTGCCTTCGGCTCTCTGATATCAGCAGTAGACCCTGTTGCTACAGTAGCAATCTTCCATGCACTTGATGTAGACCCAGTGCTCAACATGTTGGTTTTCGGAGAGAGCATACTGAATGATGCTATTGCTATTGTTTTGACAACAGCTGTTTTGGATTCTAATGATCCTCTAATGTCTACTGGCGAAGCCATCCTTTCTGCAATAAATAGATTTTGGTTAATGTTTTTTGCCTCAGCGGGAATAGGAGTCTTGTTTGCACTTGTTAGTGCTCTACTTTTGAAACATGTTGATCTACGTAAAAATCCATCTCTTGAATTTGGTATGATGTTAGTTTTTACTTATGCTCCGTACGTATTGGCTGAGGGTATTCATCTATCAG gaaTTATGGCAATATTATTTTGTGGAGTAGTAATGTCTCATTACACACATTTCAATTTATCTACAGTGACACAGGTTACTATGCAGCAGACTATGAGAACTTTAGCTTTTATTGCTGAAACCTGTGTATTTGCATACTTAGGATTGGCTATATTCAG CTTCAGACATCGTGTGGAACCAGCACTTGTAGTTTGGAGCATAGTCATGTGTTTAGTTGGCAGAGCTGCAAATATTTTCCCACTTGCTTTACTCTGCAATAAATTCCGCGAACACAAGATAACTAAGAAAATGATGTTTATAATGTGGTTCAGTG GACTACGAGGAGCAATTTCCTATGCACTATCACTACATTTGGGTTTCTCTGACGAAACACGTCATGTGATCATAACCACGACTCTTATAATAGtattatttacaactttatTCTTTGGTGGATCAACAATGCCTTTACTTAAGTTTTTGAga gctaacaaaaaaacaaagcgTTCAAGATCCTTACGTAAGCAGAAAGAAGTAAGTTTGTCAAAAACACGGGAATGGGGCCAGGCCATAGACTCTGAACATTTGTCTGAGATAACCGAAGAGGAATTAGAG GTAAATTATTCACATGCAACCCGACTGCGAGGCTTTGTGCGGTTAGACATGAAGTATCTCACTCCTTTCTTCACCAGGAGATTTACTCAtcag GAGTTAAAGGATTGTAAAAGCCAAATGACGGATCTTACCAACCAGTGGTATCAAGCTATTAAAATATCGAATGATCGCGAAACTGACGAAGAAGAGAGTTTACAACAAAGCTCACATTCCAATTCGCACAGCAGTCTGCAGAGAGGTGTTTAA
- the LOC124635219 gene encoding oxidative stress-responsive serine-rich protein 1, whose translation MHIFNSVILVFTLWLANGILQYFDFKAHEPNVSGTMEKEDIILGVEMGRLEIEPLKLHKNRSNENPFINVSNKKTFLKTTPLTKETRCSCSTQMKQKPAIYKKKHRKIIKEPILNILKKIGNVKLETEDCQESISKNMSDIERCDSLSLCTLVDNCNQLTISSNANLQNFVTSCESNQTRWWKNDASTSQEQRGSKQQSRSGSCSQQALNPPCDVTIDELASYFETLVHIPKKMSSMAEMMYI comes from the exons ATGCACATATTTAACAGTGTTATTTTAGTGTTTACTCTCTGGCTAGCAAACggaatattacaatattttgattttaaggCACATGAACCAAATG taTCAGGAACCATGGAAAAAGAAGATATAATACTTGGAGTGGAAATGGGACGGTTAGAAATAGAACCacttaaattacataaaaacagaAGTAATGAAAATCCATTTATAAATgtctcaaataaaaaaacatttcttaagACAACTCCACTTACAAAGGAAACAAGATGCTCATGTTCCActcaaatgaaacaaaaaccagCAATCTACAAAAAGAAACatagaaaaattataaaagaaccgatattgaatatattaaaaaaaattggtaatgtCAAATTAGAAACAGAGGACTGCCAAGAATCAATAAGTAAAAACATGTCAGATATTGAGAGATGTGACTCATTAAGTTTATGCACACTTGTTGACAATTGTAACCAGCTAACAATATCCTCCAATGCCAATCTTCAGAATTTTGTAACATCTTGTGAAAGTAATCAGACTAGATGGTGGAAAAATGATGCGTCAACTTCGCAGGAGCAAAGAGGATCAAAACAACAGAGTAGATCTGGCAGCTGTTCTCAGCAAGCTCTTAATCCTCCCTGTGATGTCACCATTGATGAATTAGCAAGTTATTTTGAAACTCTAGTACATATACCAAAAAAAATGTCATCTATGGCTGAAATGATGTACATATGA